The proteins below come from a single Capsicum annuum cultivar UCD-10X-F1 unplaced genomic scaffold, UCD10Xv1.1 ctg35102, whole genome shotgun sequence genomic window:
- the LOC107853054 gene encoding uncharacterized protein LOC107853054 — MLIAVTVDANRQIFPLALAIVNKETKEAWSWFLSCLRIHMVVGRRGVTYISDRAPTILRSFNDLVELHQPNAYHRFCLRHVKSNFLSNFPNKQLEGLMWQAAIQHQECKFKAVMQCLKDAEPGAYNFLMKILLEKWTVHRDGDKRWGILTTSLSESFNGFLKKSRGLPITTIIKLTYGQILKRFVSRKQYAQELINEKELWPPVVVKKILKYELKSKNHQVTTYNGETGVFEVETYLRQGHDGRKHIIKFSRNTCECQKWQAYHMPCSHVLKVTEQINKVAHDLVSEYYSMVKYFETYRVPFQPLGDESNWPKAPFKMICNETFIRKKGSRKTTRAPNEMDIGRTRYSKS, encoded by the coding sequence atgtTGATTGCTGTGACTGTTGATGCAAATAGGCAAATATTTCCACTTGCTCTTGCAATTGTTAACAAGGAAACAAAAGAAGCATGGTCATGGTTTTTGTCGTGCCTTAGAATTCATATGGTAGTTGGTCGTAGAGGTGTTACATACATATCTGATCGTGCTCCTACAATACTTAGAAGTTTTAATGATTTGGTTGAGTTACATCAGCCGAATGCATATCATCGCTTTTGTCTTAGGCATGTGAAGAGTAACTTTCTGTCTAACTTTCCTAACAAGCAACTTGAGGGATTAATGTGGCAGGCTGCTATTCAACACCAAGAATGCAAATTCAAAGCTGTCATGCAATGTTTGAAAGATGCTGAGCCAGGTGCGTacaatttcttaatgaaaattctaTTAGAGAAATGGACAGTTCATCGTGATGGCGATAAAAGATGGGGCATTTTAACAACCAGTCTTTCTGAATCTTTCAAtggattcttaaagaaatctCGAGGTCTCCCAATTACTACAATAATTAAGCTTACATATGgtcaaattttgaaaagatttgtATCCAGGAAGCAGTATGCACAAGAGCTCATTAATGAAAAAGAACTATGGCCACCTGTGGttgtaaagaaaattttgaagtatgaattgaAGTCTAAAAATCATCAGGTAACAACTTATAATGGAGAAACAGGGGTATTCGAGGTTGAAACATATCTTCGTCAAGGTCATGATGGCAGAAAACATATCATTAAATTTAGTAGGAATACGTGTGAATGTCAAAAGTGGCAAGCATATCACATGCCATGTTCACATGTGTTGAAGGTTACTGAGCAGATAAATAAGGTTGCACATGATTTGGTCAGTGAATATTATAGTATGGTAAAGTATTTTGAGACATATCGTGTGCCGTTTCAACCTCTTGGAGATGAATCAAATTGGCCGAAAGCACCCTTTAAAATGATTTGCAATGAGACATTTATCCGAAAGAAAGGATCTAGAAAAACTACACGTGCTCCAAATGAGATGGACATTGGACGTACAAGATACTCAAAATCTTGA